A region from the Bos indicus isolate NIAB-ARS_2022 breed Sahiwal x Tharparkar chromosome 14, NIAB-ARS_B.indTharparkar_mat_pri_1.0, whole genome shotgun sequence genome encodes:
- the SDR16C5 gene encoding epidermal retinol dehydrogenase 2: MSQNMALKLKAAKKLLIFLGKSVLALVEAVVFAIIPKPRKNVAGEIVLITGAGSGLGRLLALKFAQLGSVLVLWDISQESNEETCKMAVEAGATRVYAYTCDCSRKEEIYRVANQVKKEVGDASILINNAGIVTGRKFMDCPDELIEKSLDVNFKSHIWTYKAFLPAMIANNRGHLVCISSSAGLIGMNGLADYCASKFAAYGFAESIFLESFTKGQNGIKTTIVCPFFIKTGMFDGCTTGCPSLLPILEPEYAVRKIVDAILQENMYLYMPKFIYFIVFLKSFLPLKLGLLLGEYLGAFNLMDGFTGARKKN; the protein is encoded by the exons ATGAGCCAGAACATGGCGCTCAAGCTGAAGGCAGCCAAGAAATTGCTCATTTTCTTAGGAAAATCAGTGTTGGCTCTTGTGGAGGCTGTAGTTTTTGCTATAATCCCAAAACCACGGAAGAATGTTGCTGGTGAAATCGTACTTATAACAGGCGCTGGAAGTGGACTCGGAAGGCTCCTAGCCCTCAAATTTGCCCAGCTTGGGTCGGTGCTTGTGCTCTGGGATATCAGTCAGGAGAGTAATGAGGAGACCTGCAAGATGGCTGTGGAAGCTGGAGCCACGAGGGTCTATGCCTATACCTGTGACTGCAGCCGGAAGGAGGAGATATACAGAGTGGCCAATCAG GTGAAGAAAGAAGTTGGTGATGCTTCCATCCTGATCAACAATGCCGGAATCGTAACAGGCAGAAAGTTCATGGACTGCCCGGATGAGCTTATAGAAAAGTCTCTTGACGTGAATTTCAAATCACATATATGG ACTTATAAAGCCTTTCTACCTGCTATGATTGCTAATAACCGTGGACATTTGGTGTGCATTTCAAGTTCAGCTGGATTAATTGGAATGAATGGACTGGCAG ATTACTGTGCAAGTAAATTTGCAGCCTATGGATTTGCTGAATCGATATTTTTAGAATCATTTACCAAGGGACAGAACGGGATCAAAACCACTATCGTGTGTCCATTTTTTATAAAAACCGGAATGTTTGATGGATGTACTACTGG ctGTCCTTCTCTCTTACCGATTCTGGAGCCAGAATATGCAGTCAGGAAGATAGTAGATGCTATCCTGCAAGAAAACATGTACCTGTATATGCCCAAGTTTATATACTTCATCgtgtttttaaaaag CTTCTTGCCCCTCAAGCTGGGGCTGCTTTTGGGTGAGTACCTGGGGGCCTTTAATTTAATGGATGGCTTCACTGGCGCcaggaagaaaaactga